In one Rutidosis leptorrhynchoides isolate AG116_Rl617_1_P2 chromosome 8, CSIRO_AGI_Rlap_v1, whole genome shotgun sequence genomic region, the following are encoded:
- the LOC139863802 gene encoding uncharacterized protein, whose protein sequence is MAARDEDKTTFHTTEGILCDMKMPFVHIARRLRRYFQGHPILFLTDQPIKQILKQPESSGHFAKWEVELGEYEISFSPRHAIKGQLLANFLLETTKKVDHSHNSKSNNRIWELHTYGASSETGVGAGLVLTNPKGEEHTYALKFCFYASNNEASLFGLRIATEMGIKQFACLCGLTYCSTTILVEVLKDKSINEKMLVATIEEEGPCWITPYIKYLQDRTLPADAAEARWIKISVPLYMLENGVLYRKSYNGPNLRCLATQKAVDVVKEMHEGLCAHHSGYWTIVARIMRQGSVGNARFVVVAIDFFTKWVEAKVLTQIMGKNMKNFVWDDIVCRYRLPNEIANGQVEVINKEIVAGIKARLGLSQTKWVDEVPYVFWAHQKMPKQSTSETPFSFVYGTEAVLPAEIRVPTHRVLAFDVENNSSVLRENLNLLEERRIMAAIRQADAKQRMTKYYNKRVKHVQFEEEDLVFRDNEASRQAK, encoded by the exons ATGGCAGCAAGAGATGAGGACAAGACAACTTTTCACACGACTGAGGGAATTTTATGTGATATGAagatgccttttg TGCACATCGCTAGGCGGTTGAGGAGATATTTTCAAGGACATCCAATTTTATTCCTAACAGACCAACCAATTAAGCAAATTTTGAAACAACCAGAATCATCAGGGCATTTTGCAAAATGGGAAGTAGAGTTGGGGGAGTATGAGATAAGTTTTTCCCCAAGGCATGCAATCAAGGGACAACTTTTAGCAAATTTTCTTTTGGAGACAACTAAAAAAGTTGATCATTCTCATAACTCGAAAAGTAACAATCGAATATGGGAATTGCATACCTATGGGGCATCAAGTGAGACAGGAGTAGGAGCAGGGTTGGTACTTACCAATCCGAAAGGAGAAGAACATACGTATGCACTCAAATTTTGTTTTTATGCATCTAATAATGAAGCATCACTTTTCGGCTTACGCATAGCAACAGAGATGGGAATAAAGCAATTTGCGTGTTTATGTGGACTCACATATTGTAGCACAACAA TTTTGGTGGAGGTCTTAAAAGACAAATCAATTAATGAAAAGATGTTGGTGGCAACAATAGAAGAAGAAGGGCCCTGTTGGATAACCCCGTATATTAAGTACCTGCAAGACAGAACGCTGCCAGCGGATGCTGCAGAAGCAAGATGGATAAAGATAAGTGTTCCGTTGTACATGTTGGAAAATGGTGTACTTTACAGAAAATCGTATAATGGTCCAAATTTGAGATGTTTAGCAACACAAAAAGCAGTAGATGTGGTGAAGGAAATGCATGAAGGGTTATGTGCACATCATTCTGGTTATTGGACCATTGTAGCACGGATTATGAGACAGGG AAGTGTTGGAAATGCACGATTTGTGGTGGTTGCAATTGATTTTTTCACCAAGTGGGTCGAGGCAAAGGTTCTAACACAGATAATGGGGAAAAACATGAAAAATTTTGTATGGGATGACATTGTGTGCAGGTATCGGTTGCCAAATGAAATT GCGAATGGCCAAGTTGAGGTGATAAACAAGGAAATTGTGGCTGGAATAAAGGCTAGATTGGGTTTGAGTCAAACAAAATGGGTTGATGAAGTACCATATGTTTTCTGGGCCCACCAAAAAATGCCAAAACAGAGCACGAGTGAAACACCGTTCAGCTTTGTATATGGTACTGAAGCAGTATTACCAGCAGAGATTCGTGTACCCACACACAGAGTTTTAGCATTTGATGTTGAAAATAATTCTTCCGTTTTGCGTGAAAACTTAAACTTGTTAGAAGAAAGGCGTATTATGGCTGCAATCCGTCAAGCAGATGCTAAACAACGAATGACAAAATATTACAATAAAAGAGTAAAACATGTGCAATTTGAAGAAGAAGATTTGGTGTTTAGGGACAATGAAGCAAGCAGGCAAGCAAAATAG